acacttgaaaagacctttctccaaagaagatatacaactgGCCAccaggtacgtgaaaaggtgctcaacatcactaatcatcagggaaatgcagatcaaaaccacaatggaatatcacctcacatctgttaggatggatattttcaaaaaaaaagataaatattggagaggatgtggagaaactggaacaaaCATGTACTGTTGGctatgtatccaaaggaaataaaatcagttgatggtctcttaagttggACCTCTTACTAACAGCCCTACACTTTTACTACGttcctcctacattttatgttttttatttcatatttaatctcttttttggGTGTGTATATCCCTTAACCTCTTACACAGAGATAGGTATTTTTAGTGCTTTTGTTGTTTGACCTTCAAactagctttataggtggttgatccactatctttactatatatttgcctttaccaggaCAAATATTGCAAGATTCCATTTTAGATATGAGTTATCTAAACTAGTCATACTCATAGAAGGAAAGGATGGAATGGTGGTTTTCAGGGGCCAAAGGCGGGCAGAAATGGAGAATTGATTTTCAATGGGTATAAAATTTCCGTTACGTAAGATGGGCAAGTACTAATGATGTGCTGTATAACATAGTACCTACGAATAACAATATGGTATTATGCActctaaaatatgtttaaaagatagatctcatgttaagtgttcttagaaaaaagggggaaaacgtgaaagaacagaagaaattctTGAAGATGATGGATTTGTTTAGTATGTTGGTTGTGGTGATGTGTTCACGGatatatgcatatgtccaaactcatcaaaatgtatacattaaatgtataacttatacctcaataaagctaaaaaagaaatggaatacaAATGAAGAGCAGATTTGGTAAAAGgataaacacttcaatttttGCATGGAAATATTGAAGAGCTCAAAAGCATCAAGTTGAGATGTCTACTataaagatgcaaattaaaactgggAGCTGAAGAAAGGTCTAATCTTCAGATAGAGATGTGAGGTGAGAAGATTGAAATGCTGAGTTTTGATGCCATCCCTTAGAGGAgacaaacaggaaacaaatggACCAAGATTGGAGACCTAGATATGTCATACACGGAGCTAAGACTGAAAAATCAATGGTTGCTCCCCTTATTTCTGAGGTGGGGGGAAATGAGAAGAAACGCTAAAATCAGATAGTCTGAGATATTAAATAAGCTCAATACCAACCCACTCTGGAACCTTGGCAAGTCAtcaaatttcacatttttcaatCTTTAAAATGGTGATAAGATTCTTTCGTGAAATCATCACAAGAGTAGAATAAGATCATGGATGTAAAATTTGTTGATAAATTCCAAAATGCTAAGCAGGAGAGAGACATCCTTAAAGAGTGAAGTTGTTAACCAGACTCTAGCTTCCTTCCCCATAACTGAGAGAGAAACTTTTACGGCCCTAGGTATGAGTTAGCTCCCAGGTAAAGACAAACTAAACAATTGTAGCAAAGCAGATGGAAAGTTGACTTGAGGTTCAGGTCAAGTCAAAAAAATGATGCAGggttgaaaataaacaaaaggagaaaaggctAAAAGACAGAATGCTGTGAGCCCTTAATcaagaagagagaagtaaaaatctatattcaacaataaaaagtccAGTTTAGCAGAGGTAAGCAGGGGAGCAAGATGTTTGAGTTTTAGTCAGTATAGACCTGGGAGGACAGAGTACTATTTAAAGCAGAGTTGGAGTTAAAAAAACAATACATGACAGGCTAGTTGTTAAATGACTGGAGACAAAGATCAATTAAACGTTTTAAAATGATCCTTATTCAGAGTCTCACATGAATAACAAAGAGTAAGATCTTGCTAGGAGGTCACTGAGATCTTCTTTCCAAGTTGAACAACATAcctttacttcatatattttaccTGTCAGACAATTATTTAGTCTGTCATTTTAACAGAAATTTgtatggtaaaaagaaaaacaagtcgGGGTCAATATCCCAACATTAATATCAATATATCTACAggataaaattatgtaaaaagcCAAACCTTTATCATCatagagagaagagaattttatttctgcaaaagaCTCTTCCCAGGGCTCCCTTCATGTctctgttcctcaggctgtagatgaaggggttcaaCATGGGGGTCACCACAGTGTACATCACAGCCATGGCAATCTCCTTCACAGGAGAATTATTAGCAGATGGGCAAAAATAAAGACCAATAACTGTCCCATACAACAGTGACACCACAGAGAGGTGGGacccacaggtggagaaggccttgcAGATGCCCCCGCCAGAAGGAAACTTGAGAACAGAGAACACAATTCGTGCATAGGACAGGATGATGAGGAGGAATGGAATGATGACAATGATCCCTCCTATGAAAAATATCACCAACTCATTAACTCGAGTGTCAGAGCAGGACAGCTTCAGCAGAGCTGATACATCACAGAAAAAGTGTGGGATCACATTGTCTGCACAAAAACACAATCTGGCCATAAGCAGGGTGTGTAACATGGCATGGAACGTggtcagcacccaggacagcACCACCAGGGAGAGACAGAGCTTGGTGCTCATGATGGTGCTGTAGTGTAGGGGGaagcagatggccacatagcggtcataggccatggtCACAAGGAGGAAGCTGTCCAGGTTggcaaaaaacaggaagaagtaCATTTGGGTCAGGCAGCCAGCATAGGAGATAGACAGGTCTTGGCTCTGCATGTTCTGCAGCAATTTGGGAATGGTCACAGAAGAGAAGCAGATATCAGAGAAGGACAAATTGCTGAGAAACGAATACATAGGCGTGTGGAGGTAGGAGTCCAGGCGAATGAGAATGATGATGAGGAGGTTTCCCAGGACGGTGGTAAGATACATGGCCAGGAACAAAGCATAGAACATGTCTTGCTGCTCTGACTCAATGGGCAGTCCTAGCAGGAGAAACTCTGAGATGACAGTTTGATTCCTTCCTGTCATGCTCTGTCTCCAGTATCTTCAGGAAGAAACAATAGTGTCCATTAAAACCTGAATTTAAAAACGAACACATTTCTATGATACATAGTGTGTTAGATCTTCTGCAAAAATACTTTATATCAACTTCATCACAATAATTACAATCCCTATACTCTAAATCTCTATAATCAGAATTCCTATTTTTGGAAATGACTTATATTCTTAGCTCCTCTTTAACTGGTAACAATATTCCATCCCTTCTAAAACACTCTTATCCATTAGCTTCTGAGACACAAAATGTATCAGTTTTCCTCATACCTGCCTGGCCAGACAGCCTCAGTAACTGTGATTGACTCCTGCTTTCTCAATACCTTACATCTTGATGTTCCTCAGGGTTTTTTCCTAAACACTGTTCTCTTATAATTCTACATATACCACCAAGAAAAACC
The sequence above is drawn from the Equus przewalskii isolate Varuska chromosome 10, EquPr2, whole genome shotgun sequence genome and encodes:
- the LOC103562935 gene encoding olfactory receptor-like protein DTMT is translated as MTGRNQTVISEFLLLGLPIESEQQDMFYALFLAMYLTTVLGNLLIIILIRLDSYLHTPMYSFLSNLSFSDICFSSVTIPKLLQNMQSQDLSISYAGCLTQMYFFLFFANLDSFLLVTMAYDRYVAICFPLHYSTIMSTKLCLSLVVLSWVLTTFHAMLHTLLMARLCFCADNVIPHFFCDVSALLKLSCSDTRVNELVIFFIGGIIVIIPFLLIILSYARIVFSVLKFPSGGGICKAFSTCGSHLSVVSLLYGTVIGLYFCPSANNSPVKEIAMAVMYTVVTPMLNPFIYSLRNRDMKGALGRVFCRNKILFSL